The genomic region GGGCCCTTTTCCTACCCCGAATTAAATAACAGACTATATGAATCTTGCTCCCGCGTCGGCTACTGAGCTGGCTACCGATACGCAGCGTCTGGCGCGCCGCTACCTGCCCGAGTCGTTTGCGGTAACCGATTGGGCTTCTTTACAGGCCTATTTTGAGGAGTTGCGCGACCGGGAAATTACCTCCGCGGCTGAGCTGGAATCCTGGTTGCTCGACCGTTCGGAGCTGGAATCGGTGCTGAGTGAGGACTTGGCGTGGCGCTACATCCGCATGACGTCGGACACGCAGAGCCAGGAGCGGGCCGAGGCGTTTCAATTTTTTGTGAATGAGGTGGAGCCGCAGGTAGCGCCCTATGACCATGCCCTCAACGAAAAGCTGATGGCTTCGCCCTACCTGCCCGAGCTGGACCAGGACCGCTACCGCGTGTTTATCCGCTCGGTGCGGCAGGCCCTAGACATCTACCGCGCCGAGAACATTCCGCTGAAAACCGAAACCAGCACCAAGCAGCAGCAGTACGCGTCTACGGTAGGCGCCATGACGGTGACCCTGGACGGGGAGGAAGTAACCCTACCCCGCGCCGCCGATAACCTCAAGAGCACCGACCGCACCGTGCGCGAAACGGCCTACCGCGCCATTCAGGAGCGCCGCTTGCAGGATGCCAAGGCCCTCGACAAGCTATTTACGGAGCTAGTGGCCCTGCGCGACCAGATGGCCCGCAACGCTGGTTTCGCCAACTTCCGCGACTACATGTTTGCCGCGCTGGGCCGGTTCGACTACACGGCCGAGGACTGCTTCAACTTCCACCGCGCCATTCGTGAAACCGTGGTACCCCTCATTGATGACCTCGACCTGGAGCGCCGCCAAGACCTGGGCCTACCCGAACTGCGCCCCTGGGACCTCGACGTAGATACCTCCGGCAAAGCGCCGTTGCGGCCGTTTGAAACAGGGGAGGAGCTACTGGAAAAGACCATTACCGTGTTCCAGCGCCTCGACCCCTTCTTGGGCGAGTGCCTGCGCACCATGCGCCAGATGGGCCACCTCGATCTGGAGTCGCGCAAGGGCAAGGCGCCGGGCGGCTACAACTATCCGCTGGACGAAACCGGCGTGCCGTTCATCTTTATGAATGCCACCGCCTCCCTGCGCGATGTGGTGACGCTGCTGCATGAGGGTGGCCACGCCGTGCACTCTTTCCTGACGCGTCGCCTACCCCTCTCTGCCGACAAGCACCCACCATCCGAAGTAGCCGAGCTGGCCTCGATGAGCATGGAGCTGATGAGCATGGATTACTGGGACGAATTCTTCCCGGACCCCGACGAGTTGCGCCGCGCCAAGCGTACTCACCTCGAAGGCGTGCTCGAAACTTTCCCCTGGGTAGCCACCATCGACAAATTTCAGCACTGGGTATACGAAAATCCGCAGCACACCGAGGCCGAGCGGCACCAGCGCTGGACGGAGATATTCGACGAGTTCAACCAGCGTACTGTGAGCTGGCAGGGCTTAGGTACTTACAAGCCCTACCTCTGGCAAAAGCAGTTGCACCTCTACGAAGTGCCGTTCTACTACATCGAATACGCCATGGCCCAGCTAGGCGCCATTGCCGTGTGGCGCAATTACCGCCAGGATGCACAGGAAGGACTGGATGCCTACAAGCGTGCTTTGGCGCTTGGCTACACCGCGCCCATCGGAGAGATTTACGAGGCAGCCGGTATTCGCTTCGATTTTAGCACGGAATACCTGCGCAGCCTGGCCGATTTTGTGCGCGAGGAAATGGCGAAGCTGTAGCCTCTTACCAGTATTGCTTTTACCAACGCCCACCTGCACAAGGTGGGCGTTGGCCTTTTATAAGGCGGCTTGCCGGCGGCTTCGCAAACCGACACGATAGTGCGGGCTCTATGAAGAGGTAGCAGGTAGCGGTGTAGAAGTCTTTGGCAAACAGATTCTAAAACAATATTATGATAAACAGAAGCTGAGCAGTAACCCACGCAAACCGGCGCTGGTATAGCTACTCAATTCTCACCTATTCTCCTCCTGTATGCTACCCCTACCTCACCCCACCAAGCACCGTTCTCTACTGGCGGGCCTGTGCCTGCTGCTACTTCTGCAGTTCACTGGTTGCGGCATTTCCGATCAGGTGCAGCAAGCCAAGGCGTTTAAGGACGCACAGATTCGTCTGGCATCGGTGCAGCAAGCCACCGTGGCCGGCGTCGATATCATGCAGATCCGGCAGCTTAGCGACCTGAGCACCGTGGACAAGGCCCGCCTGGCCGCCGCCTATACCTCCGGCAACTTGCCCCTGCGCATGCTGGTGAATCTGGAAATTCGCAATCCGAATGATGAGATGGCTGCCCTAAATGAGTTGGATTACATAGCGCTCATCGGCGGGAAGCAGGTAGCCAAAGGCCGCTCCACGCAGCGGATTGAGGTAGCGCCCAATGGCGGTACTACCCTGGCACCCATCACGGTGGAAAGTAATTTGCGCGAGATGCTGAGCGAGGAGTCGGGCGAGTCCTTGGCCGATTTGGTGCTGGGCTTTGCCGACCGTGACCGTCAGCCCGTACGCCTGACCATGCGCGTGCGCCCTACCTTCGTTACCAACAGTGGCCGTCGTATCACGCCAGCTGGTTACATCAACCTGAGTAAGGAATTTACTGCGAGTCAGTTAATTGACGCCATAGAAAAGCGCGACTCGCTAAACACACGTCCGTAGCCGCAGCACTCTTGTAGATTGTGCTGCTCTAGCTCGCCGACCCGATTTACCGGGTCGGCTTTTTTGTGCACCAGATAAAATTTATTTAAATAAAATCTAAATAAGGCTTGCATCTGAAATGTGGGAGGCTACTTTTGTGTCACTGTTTAGAATATTTCTAAACAGTGGTTTGGTGACCATCGGGGCTGTTCGGCGGAATGGCCCCGATTAACCAAGCTGTAACCGCAACGACTTCTTCCACTATGGCTTGTGTTCGTCTTTGTTTGTTGTTGCTGACTGCTCCGCTGGCCGCATTGGCCCAGCGGCCAGTAGCGCCGGCAGACACGGTTCGGCTCCGGGGGCGCACGCTAGGCGAAGTGGTTGTAACAGCCACCCGCACGGAAAAGGCCCTGACGGAAGTGCCAATTCCGGTGACGGTGGTAAGCAAAGCGCAAATCCAGGCCATGGGCTCATTGCGCCTCAACGACGTGCTAAGTGAGCAAACCGGCCTTACCCTCGTAGCCGACCACGGCCGGGGCGTGCAGCTGCAAGGCCTCAACCCCGAGTACACCCTAATCTTGGTGGACGGTGAGCCGCTGATTGGCCGCACGGCCGGTACGCTGGAATTGTCGCGCTTGGCGGTGGGCAACATTGAGCGAGTAGAGGTAGTGAAGGGGCCGGCCTCGGCACTGTGGGGCTCGGAGGCGCTGGCGGGCGTGGTCAACATCATCACCCAAAAGCCCCAGCCCGGCACCCGCGGCGACGTGCGCCTGCGCTACGGCTCCAACCGCACCACCGATTTGGGCGGTACCTTCAACACCAAAGGCGAACGGCTGGGCCTCACGGTTTTCGCTAACCGCTACAGCTCCCAAGGCTACACCCTGCAACCCGAAAGCGGTACGGCCACGGTGCCTCCCTTCGCCAGCTATACCGGCCAATCGCGCCTCACCTATAGGGTAGGGGAGCATACCAATTTGAGCGTGTCGGGGCGATATTTTATTGAAAATCAAGAAAGCACGATGCCCATAACGGGCGAGGATGGCACCATAGCCGACGTGCGCAGCAAGGGCCGGCAGTTGGACTACAGCGTAAATCCGGTGCTGACGCACACATTCTCCGACAAGCTCTTCGGCACGGCGCGCTTCTACCACGCTGGCTACCGCACCAAGGAAGACTACACCTACACAACTACCGGCGCGCCCTACGACGCCAGCTACTTCCACCAGACGTTCACGCGCCCCGAGGCCCAGCTCGACTGGCAGTTGCACCCGCAGCACCTGCTTACGGTAGGCGGCGGTTACCTCACCGAAACCGTGGAAGCCACCCGCTACGACCAACGTCAACGGATGCGCTCGGGCTATGGGTTTGTACAGGATGATTGGTCGCCGGTGTCGGGTCTGAACCTGGTGGCTGGCGCCCGATACGATGGGCACAGCCAGTACCGGGGACAGCTCAGCCCCAAGCTCTCGGGGCGCTACCAGGCGCTACCGTGGCTGGCGGTGCGCGGCTCGGCGGGTAGGGGCTTCCGGGCCCCCGATTTCCGCCAGCTTTACCTCAATTTCGCCAATCCGGTAGTAGGGTACAGCGTGTTCGGTACGCATCAGGTAGGGGAGAAGGTAGCCCAGCTGGCCGCTCAGAATCAGATTGCCCGCGACGCCGCTACGGGCGAGTTGCTGATCAGCCAAACGCTGCTCGATCAGGCCAGTAGCCTCACTGCCGAAAGCTCCCGCGCCTACAATGTGGGCGTGCAGCTCACGCCCGGCAATAAGCTGAACCTGACGGTCAACCTCTTTCATAATGACCTGAAAAACCTGATTGAAACGGCGGCGGTGGCGCAGAAAACTAATGGGCAGTCGGTGTACTCGTACCGCAACGTGAGCCGGGCCTACACCCAAGGCGCGGAGGCGGAAGCCAGCTACCCACTGCTGCCGGGCCTCACGCTGAGCGCGGGCTACCAGTACCTGATTGCCAAAGACAAAGCCGTGGTAGAGCGGCTGAAAAATGGCGAGGTGTACCGCCGCGACCCTACCTCCCTTGTCACCGAGCGGGTGCCGGTGGGTGACTACGGCGGGTTGTACAACCGCTCGCGCCATTCCGGCAACGTGAAGCTGTTTTACCAGGATATGCGGCGGGGCTACTCGGCCAGTCTGCGCGGGATTTACCGGGGGCGCTATGGCTTGCAGGACCGCAACGGCAATCAGATCCTGGACGCTGATAATGAGTACGTAGCAGGCTACTGGGTCTGGAACCTGGCTGCCAGCAAAACCCTGCGCCAGCGCTACACCGTGCAGGCCGGCATCGACAACGCTCTGAATTTCACCGACGCGGCCAACATTAGCACGCTGCCGGGCCGCCAGTACTACGCCAGCCTGGTAGTGGCCATCGGGCAGAAGTAGCCCTACCCCAACGATTTCCCTTTTCCAATCACTATACGCTGCTTTCAGATGAACGCTCTTCTCTCCCGTGTTGCCCTACTTACCCTGACCACGGCTACCTTAGGCCTGACCGCCTGCTCCGACGACTCGGCTGACACCAACGCCGTGGCGCCGGCCTTGCAAGTGCAGACGGCCAGCAACCTAGCCCCCGCCGTGGGTAGTGCCACCGGCACCGGTCAGCCCTCCACGCCTAAACACCACGCGTTCTACAACCTGGCTACCAACAAAGAGGTGTCCTACACCGACTCGGCCTCGACGAAGTGGGACATTGCCGTGCGCGGCACCGACATTCTGGTGAATGGCGGCACCAGCGGCCCCGGCAAGGGTAGCGCCCAAGTGGTAGATGGGCTGTTTACGGAAATTACCGAAGCGCCCCCAACCGGATATAAGCAAGATGCCGGCACTGCGAAAGCCATTCCCAAGGGCTCGGGCAATGGCTGGTACAACTACAACTCCACCACGCACATCATTACGCCCCTTGCCGGCAAGGTCATTATGCTGCAAACCGCCGAGGGCAAATACGCCAAAATGGAAGTGGTGAGCTACTACAAAGATGCGCCTGCGGCGCCCACAGCTACCTCGCCCACTGGCTACACCTTCCGCTACCTATACCAGCCCGACGGCTCGCGCAACCTGAAATAAAGTCCGGTCTGGGTGGGTAGGCGCGGCGATATGGAGCGCCTACCCTACCTGCCTGGTGCCGGCACAAATCACTCGTTCACCTTCTCTTTTCATTGCTCATGCTCAAGCAATTTCTGAAACCGTTGCTCTTATTCTTGCTGCTGGCTGCCGCCGAGCTAGGCTATGCCGCCGCGCCCGCCCGCATTGTGTCACTGAGCGGCACCATCAGCGAAATAGTGTGCGACCTGGGCCAACAGGCCAACCTAGTGGGTGTAGACGTAACCAGTACCTACCCCACCGCGCTGGCAAAGCTGCCCAAGGTAGGGCATACCCGCAGCATCTCGGCCGAGGGCGTGCTGGCCCTGCGTCCTACCCTGGTGCTGGGTACTACCGAATCGATAAAGCCGGAGGTGGCGGCGCAGCTGCGCTCGGCGGGCGTGACGGTGCACCTGTTCAAGCAGGACTACTCGGTGGCGGGCACCAAAAAGCTGATGCAGGAAGTGGCAGCCGTGCTGGGCGCTACGGCACAAGTACCAGCGCTTACCAAAAAGCTCGACGCCGACCTCACGAAAGTGCAACGACCCGCCAAAGCGCCGAAAGTGCTGTTTGTGTACGCCCGCGGCACCGGTACCATGATGGTGGCCGGCCAGGGCACCTCGGTGGAAAAAGTCATTCAACTAGCCGGTGGGCAGAACGCGGCCGTTGGATTCTCTGACTTCAAACCTCTTACCGCCGAGGCCCTCGTAGCGGCCAACCCCGACTATCTGCTGCTGTTCGACAGCGGCTTGGAAAGTCTGGGCGGAAAAGCGGGGCTGCTGCAAGTGCCCGGCGTGGCCCAAACCACCGCCGGCCGCACTGGCCGCGTCATCGAAATGGATGGCCAGTTGCTCACCGGCTTCGGTCCACGCCTGGGACAAGCCACGGCTGAGCTAGCGCGCTTGATGAAGTAACGAAAACGCAATAACCTGCGCGCGAGCTTTCTTCCGCTAGTTGGAACAACAATCATATCTACTTCCCTATGCCTACCCTCACTGCTGCACCGATATCTACCACTCCTACCCTCACCGCCACTCGTACCGGCGCGGCTACTCGTCGTCGGCTGATGCTGGGGGGCGCGGTGGTGTTGCTGGTGGTGGCTGTGGTGGTAAGCGTGGGCGCGGGTGCCATGCGTATTGCCCCCACGGCGCTGCTGGGTATCTTACTGGCGAAGCTTGGTGTATCGACCAGCCTGGCGTTTGAGCCGCAGCAAGAAGCCGTGCTGTGGGCCATTCGGTTGCCGCGGGCTTGTTTGGGCGTGTTGGTAGGCGCCAGTTTGGGTCTGGCGGGGGCGGCTATGCAAGGGCTATTCCGCAACCCCCTGGCCGATCCGGGGCTGATTGGCATATCGGCGGGGGCATCGTTGGCGGCGGTAGCTACTATTGTGCTGCAAGTCACGCTGTTTCAGACGGTAGGTGAGTGGCTGGGATTGTATCTGCTACCAGTGGCGGCGTTTGTAGGTGCGTGCGGCACTACGCTGGCCGTGTATCAACTCTCGAAGGAAGGGGGTAGGGTGGTGGTGAGCACCATGCTGCTGGCGGGCATTGCCATCAACGCGTTGGCGGGTGCCCTCACGGGGTTGCTCACCTATGTAGCCACCGATGCGCAGCTGCGCAGCATCACGTTTTGGGGGTTGGGGAGCTTGGGCGGCGCTTCGTGGCCTGTTATCCTGAGTGTGCTACCATTTCTGACGGTGCCGTTGCTGTGGCTGCCTCGCTTGGGCAAGCAACTGAATCTGTTGGCGTTGGGCGAAGGTCCGGCCGCTCACCTGGGGCTGCCGGTGGCTTCGCTCAAGCGCCAACTGATTGTACTAAGTACCCTGGCCGTGGGCACGTCGGTGGCCGTGGCAGGAGCCATTGGCTTTCTGGGGCTGGTAGTGCCGCACCTAGTGCGCTTGGTGGCTGGCCCCGATCATCGGGGCGTGCTATTAGGCTCGGCGCTGAGCGGAGCGGCTGTGCTCACCCTGGCCGATACACTGGCCCGCACCGTGGTAGCCCCCACCGAGCTGCCCATCGGCATCCTGACGGCCCTGCTCGGCACACCGGCCTTCATCGCTATTCTACTGCGCGAAAAACGGCGGTTGTTTTAGTTTTTCGAACTGAACGTTTCCCACATAACACGCAAAGGCAGACCTTCCATCGTCTGGCTCCCCCTCTCCCCGAGGTAATGCGCATCAAGCATTTGCGGGGGCCGGGGGGTGAGGTGCCCACTGTAAGAATCACTACCCATGTTCGACGTACAAAACATCAGCTACCACATCGGACGGAAAACCCTGCTGCAACAGGTTTCCTTCTGTGCCCGCCCCGGCGAATTGATGGTGATATTAGGAGCCAATGGGGCGGGCAAATCTACCCTGCTGCGCCTGCTCAGCGGCGACCTG from Hymenobacter aerilatus harbors:
- a CDS encoding HmuY family protein — protein: MNALLSRVALLTLTTATLGLTACSDDSADTNAVAPALQVQTASNLAPAVGSATGTGQPSTPKHHAFYNLATNKEVSYTDSASTKWDIAVRGTDILVNGGTSGPGKGSAQVVDGLFTEITEAPPTGYKQDAGTAKAIPKGSGNGWYNYNSTTHIITPLAGKVIMLQTAEGKYAKMEVVSYYKDAPAAPTATSPTGYTFRYLYQPDGSRNLK
- a CDS encoding heme/hemin ABC transporter substrate-binding protein gives rise to the protein MLKQFLKPLLLFLLLAAAELGYAAAPARIVSLSGTISEIVCDLGQQANLVGVDVTSTYPTALAKLPKVGHTRSISAEGVLALRPTLVLGTTESIKPEVAAQLRSAGVTVHLFKQDYSVAGTKKLMQEVAAVLGATAQVPALTKKLDADLTKVQRPAKAPKVLFVYARGTGTMMVAGQGTSVEKVIQLAGGQNAAVGFSDFKPLTAEALVAANPDYLLLFDSGLESLGGKAGLLQVPGVAQTTAGRTGRVIEMDGQLLTGFGPRLGQATAELARLMK
- a CDS encoding TonB-dependent receptor plug domain-containing protein, translated to MACVRLCLLLLTAPLAALAQRPVAPADTVRLRGRTLGEVVVTATRTEKALTEVPIPVTVVSKAQIQAMGSLRLNDVLSEQTGLTLVADHGRGVQLQGLNPEYTLILVDGEPLIGRTAGTLELSRLAVGNIERVEVVKGPASALWGSEALAGVVNIITQKPQPGTRGDVRLRYGSNRTTDLGGTFNTKGERLGLTVFANRYSSQGYTLQPESGTATVPPFASYTGQSRLTYRVGEHTNLSVSGRYFIENQESTMPITGEDGTIADVRSKGRQLDYSVNPVLTHTFSDKLFGTARFYHAGYRTKEDYTYTTTGAPYDASYFHQTFTRPEAQLDWQLHPQHLLTVGGGYLTETVEATRYDQRQRMRSGYGFVQDDWSPVSGLNLVAGARYDGHSQYRGQLSPKLSGRYQALPWLAVRGSAGRGFRAPDFRQLYLNFANPVVGYSVFGTHQVGEKVAQLAAQNQIARDAATGELLISQTLLDQASSLTAESSRAYNVGVQLTPGNKLNLTVNLFHNDLKNLIETAAVAQKTNGQSVYSYRNVSRAYTQGAEAEASYPLLPGLTLSAGYQYLIAKDKAVVERLKNGEVYRRDPTSLVTERVPVGDYGGLYNRSRHSGNVKLFYQDMRRGYSASLRGIYRGRYGLQDRNGNQILDADNEYVAGYWVWNLAASKTLRQRYTVQAGIDNALNFTDAANISTLPGRQYYASLVVAIGQK
- a CDS encoding LEA type 2 family protein, with protein sequence MLPLPHPTKHRSLLAGLCLLLLLQFTGCGISDQVQQAKAFKDAQIRLASVQQATVAGVDIMQIRQLSDLSTVDKARLAAAYTSGNLPLRMLVNLEIRNPNDEMAALNELDYIALIGGKQVAKGRSTQRIEVAPNGGTTLAPITVESNLREMLSEESGESLADLVLGFADRDRQPVRLTMRVRPTFVTNSGRRITPAGYINLSKEFTASQLIDAIEKRDSLNTRP
- a CDS encoding FecCD family ABC transporter permease is translated as MPTLTAAPISTTPTLTATRTGAATRRRLMLGGAVVLLVVAVVVSVGAGAMRIAPTALLGILLAKLGVSTSLAFEPQQEAVLWAIRLPRACLGVLVGASLGLAGAAMQGLFRNPLADPGLIGISAGASLAAVATIVLQVTLFQTVGEWLGLYLLPVAAFVGACGTTLAVYQLSKEGGRVVVSTMLLAGIAINALAGALTGLLTYVATDAQLRSITFWGLGSLGGASWPVILSVLPFLTVPLLWLPRLGKQLNLLALGEGPAAHLGLPVASLKRQLIVLSTLAVGTSVAVAGAIGFLGLVVPHLVRLVAGPDHRGVLLGSALSGAAVLTLADTLARTVVAPTELPIGILTALLGTPAFIAILLREKRRLF
- a CDS encoding M3 family oligoendopeptidase; its protein translation is MNLAPASATELATDTQRLARRYLPESFAVTDWASLQAYFEELRDREITSAAELESWLLDRSELESVLSEDLAWRYIRMTSDTQSQERAEAFQFFVNEVEPQVAPYDHALNEKLMASPYLPELDQDRYRVFIRSVRQALDIYRAENIPLKTETSTKQQQYASTVGAMTVTLDGEEVTLPRAADNLKSTDRTVRETAYRAIQERRLQDAKALDKLFTELVALRDQMARNAGFANFRDYMFAALGRFDYTAEDCFNFHRAIRETVVPLIDDLDLERRQDLGLPELRPWDLDVDTSGKAPLRPFETGEELLEKTITVFQRLDPFLGECLRTMRQMGHLDLESRKGKAPGGYNYPLDETGVPFIFMNATASLRDVVTLLHEGGHAVHSFLTRRLPLSADKHPPSEVAELASMSMELMSMDYWDEFFPDPDELRRAKRTHLEGVLETFPWVATIDKFQHWVYENPQHTEAERHQRWTEIFDEFNQRTVSWQGLGTYKPYLWQKQLHLYEVPFYYIEYAMAQLGAIAVWRNYRQDAQEGLDAYKRALALGYTAPIGEIYEAAGIRFDFSTEYLRSLADFVREEMAKL